Genomic segment of Paenibacillus polymyxa:
CATTGTTTTACTGGCACTGAACAGGAATTGCATACGTATGTAGAAATGGGACTGTATATCGGGATCACCGGCTGGATTTGCGACGAACGGCGTGGCAAACATCTGCGTGAACTGGTCAGAGATATTCCCTTGGACCGTCTGATGATTGAAACGGATGCTCCATTTTTGACCCCGCGTAATTTGCCCGTGAAGCCCAAAGAAGGGCGTAATGAGCCCGTGTATCTCGCTCATATTGCTGCTACGGTTGCCGAATGTACAGGTCGAAGCATGATGGAGATCGAAATCGCCACGACGGAGACAGCCAAACGTTTCTTCGGATTATAGGATTGTCAAAGCCATAGATGTGGTATATATTATAGTGAATTAAAAGAGCATTGTCGGGAGCTTGAGAAAGTCAGGCTGAGAGGGTGGCCCTTGCCACTGACCGTGAAATCTGATCTGGGTAATGCCAGCGTAGAGAAACCAAGAACACTATACAGGAATGCCGCTTGTTTTGCGGTTGTCGATAGATTCAATGTATGTCCTAGCATTTTACCTTGACCCTGACTTTGGCTTGGTATCAGTGTAGTAGCTTAGACTACTGGTTATATAAGGCATATCGACGAATGATGTTTTGTATGGTGCTTCACCTTTTACTGCGCATAAAGCTTGCCTGGAGATTCAGCTCCAGACAAGCTTTTTTTATGGCCAAGAGGCCAATTATAAGGAAAAAGGGGAGCACGCAATAATGAATACTGCTGTAAGAGCGTCCAAAGGGTTGAAGCTGACTGATATTTTGGTCACGATTGTGATATCTGTTGTGTTCGGGTTGGTCTACAAAATATGGGGACCTGCCTATGATTTGATGAAACCATTTGGTCTACACGCCGAGCAACTGATGTATGGCATGTGGTTTATGGCAGGCACGTTTGCTTATCTCATCATTCGCAAGCCGGGTGTTGCGATTTTGGCAGAGGTGGCAGCGGCGACGGTCAGCGCTTTTTTGGGAAGCGAATGGGGCATGTCCACCTTGTACTATGGCCTGCTGCAAGGCTTGGGAGCGGAGCTGTTTTTTGCGGCTTTTCTGTATCGGAACGCAAACCTGTGGGTTGCTTCGTTAGCTGCGGCCGGGGCGGCTGTCACTTCTCTGATTTTAGACTTCAGTTACGGGTATATTGATCAGCTATCGACCTGGAACTATGTTTTGTATATTGGATTTCGGATGATTGGCAGTATTGTGATTGCCGGGGTATTCGCGTTCTATCTGGCTAAGGCATTGGAGGTAACCGGAGTTACACGAAGTTTGAGACCTGCAACGGAACAAGATTATAAGGGGCTGGATTGATGAGCCGGGCAACCGAAGATGTGGTGGCTTCGATCACCCGTCTACGGTTGAAATTCCCCGGTGAGCAAGAGCTGCTTTTTCACAATATGTCTTTGTCTGTCCACAAGGGGGAAAAGCTGCTGCTACTGGGACCGAGTGGATGCGGTAAATCAACACTGCTCCAAGTGTTAAGCGGTCTGATTCCACGCACGATAGAAGTGCCCATGAAATGCGATGCTGCTGTAATCCCAAGTGTCTCAGGTATTGTATTTCAAGATCCTGATACGCAGTTCTGTATGTCATATGCAGACGAGGAACTGGCTTTTGTGTTGGAAAATAATCAGGTTCCCCGGGAACAGATGCAATCCCGTATTCGCGAGCTGCTGATACAGGTTGGTCTATCGACGGATGATATACACATGCCCATTGGCAACATGTCACAGGGAATGAAGCAGCGTTTGGCGATTGCGTCTGTGCTGGCTATGGAGCCAGAAGTGCTTTTTCTGGATGAGCCGACGGCTTTGTTGGACGAGGAAGGCACTACACAGGTGTGGGATACCATTCGCAATATTTCGGTAGACCAGACACTGGTGATCGTAGAGCATAAAATTAATGAAATCGTCCACGATGTGGATCGGATTGTAGTGCTTTCTGCCCAAGGGGAGATCATTGCGGATGGAAGGGCGGAAGAAGTATTTCATGTGCATCGGCAGGCATTGTCCGAGTATGGCGTGTGGTACCCGGGAGTATGGAATGAATCGTCTTCGCCACGTTGGAGTGAATCAGTGACACAGCAGAATGGTACGGGGAATGGTACGGGGATTGATTTGCTGGAGCTGGAACATTTTAGTGGTCTCCGCGGTTTAAGTTCAGTGATTTATGTGGAGCATGTCCAGGTGAAGCCTGGAGACTGGATTGGCGTGGTCGGTGAAAACGGGGCTGGCAAAAGCTCGCTGCTGCTCTCCATGATGCGTTTACTTCGCACACAGGGACGTTATAGCGTGCGCGGAATTGAGGCAGGCAGTACGGAACAACTGGCAGAGCGTATCGGGTTCGCGTTTCAAAATCCCGAGCTGCAATTCGTAACGCATACCGTACGAAAGGAACTAGAGTATTCGTTACCCAAGAGCTTGTTTAGTGCTGAACAGTGCCGGGAGCGGGTGGATCGGATGCTCGTACAGTTCGGATTGGAGCGGCTGGACGAGCGTCATCCGTATCAGCTTTCGTTAGGCCAAAAAAGGCGGTTGAGTATTGCTACGGCCATGATCCGTGAGCCGGAAGTGTTGCTGCTGGATGAACCGACTTTTGGTCAGGATGCGCAAAATACCTTTGTCATGCTGGATATGTTGGAGCAGTTGAGAGCGGCAGGCACGGCCATTGTGATGGTCACGCATGACCCGGAAATTGTCCGTCGATATTGTACCGATATATGGCGGATTCAGAAAGGGGAACTACAGTATGAACCTGTCCTTTCCCCATCATAAAACATGGCTGCATCGCGTGAATCCGGGCTTAAAGCTCGTGTTGTTTTCCATACTGTTTGTGGTCGTTATAGTCATTCATGATCCGAATGTCATGTTTAATGTTGCGTGTACTATGTTGCTGCTGCTTGTCTGGTCAGGCCATCCATGGAAGCGGCTGCTGCTGTACGGATCTCCCTTTATATTGGTGTTTATTTCAACTTCAACGGGCATGATGATGTTCGGCAAAGGGGTGACGACCTGGTGGTCATGGGGCTTGATCCATGTGACGCAGGAAAGCTTTTACCGAGGCATGCATCTGGGCTTTCGTGCGCTGAGTATGGCTGCGGTAGGGTTGCTGTTTGGTTTAACGACTCGTCCGGTGGACCTTTTTTATTCACTGATGCAGCAATGGAGGCTCCCTCCGAAGTATGCGTACAGCTTCTTGGCAGCCATGCGGTTAATGCCCATGATGGTGGAGGAATTCCAGGCATTGAGACAAGCACACCGCATTCGAGGCTTACATCAGCATGTGTCCAAATGGAATATGTATGCCACACTCCGCAGATATGCGATTCCGCTGCTCGCTCAAAGTATCCGGCGTGCGCAGCGCATTGCTATTGCTATGGAAGCCAAGGGTTTTGCTAATGAAACCAAGCGCACGTATTATTATGCGATTGGCTATTCGGCTGTAGATATTTTATTTGTTTTCTATTTTGTGGTGATGCTTACGCTGGCTTGGGGACTCGGTATCCGCTATCCTTATGTAGGGGTATGGGATGTACGTTAATTGTTGTCAAAATGCTTTGCCCGTTTTCTGCTCTGTGGTATATTAATGCAATGGGAATTGACGGCTCGTACAGACCCGCCCGGGCTGGCGGGCTTATTACATTTTCCCGCAGAAATGGATCATCAGGAGGCCAAGTTTCATGATTACGCTGCATCAGGTAAGCAAGCATTATACCACCTCAAGCGGCCAATTTCATGCGGTTCAATCCGTGTCCCTTCAAGTGGAGGAGGGGGAAATTCACGGTATCATAGGTGCCAGCGGTGCCGGCAAGTCTACGTTGCTCCGGTTGATGAATGTATTGGAAAGGCCGGATGAGGGAAACGTGGTTGTAAACGGGGAAGAGCTGACTAGCATGCCGGAAAAACGTCTCCGAGAAGCGCGGCGATCCATAGGGATGATTTTTCAGCATTATCATCTTGTTCACAATCGGACGGTCAGTGGAAATGTGGCAATGCCGTTAGAGCTGGCAGGTGTCGCGAAAAAAGAGAGAGCGGAACGTGTGCGCGAATGCCTGCAATTCGTCGGTTTAGCTGATAAAGCAGAACAGTATCCGGCACAACTGAGCGGAGGCCAAAAGCAACGTGTGGCGATAGCCAGAGCGCTGGCGAATCGACCTGCGGTGCTGCTGTGTGATGAGCCAACCTCGGCGCTTGATCCGCAGACGACCGCGGATATTTTGGGCGTGTTACGGGAGATCAACCGTGAACTGGGAGTTACTATTGTAATCGTAACGCACGATATGGACGTGGTACGCAATATTTGTACCCGTGTATCAGAAATGCGAGATGGGCAGCTACTTTCAACGCAGCGTGTAGCTGACACCGCGGTAGGTTCAACAGCGGGAGCAGGTGAAGCTGATGAATGAAATGCTGAGCATCATTGCGCAATATCAGTCTGAGATATGGAAAGCCATCGGAGAGACGTTTATCATGGTGGGGATTTCTATCGCAGCAGCTGTACTGTTAGGGCTTCCGGCAGGAACGATTTTGTATTTGTGTGGTAAAGGGCAAAAATATGAAAATCGACTGCTGTTCACCCTATTGAACAGTGTGGTCAATGTTATCCGCTCATTCCCATTTTTGCTGCTCGTCGTGTTTATGATTCCATTTACACGTCTGGTCGTAGGGACGGCGCTGGGCACGATGGCTGCAACGGTTCCCTTGTCAGTGGTGGCCATCGCCTATTATTCGAGGCTGGTGGAGCAATCATTGCTCGAGGTGCCCAAAGGTGTAATTGAAGCCGCTACTTCTATGGGGGCATCCACCCTCCAGCTTATTTTTAAATTTCTGTACGTGGAGGCTCGTTCCGGGCTTGTACTGGGTTTGACCACGTCCACCATTAGCTTCATCTCCTACTCCACGGTGATGGGCATTGTGGGCGGCGGCGGGGTAGGCGATTTTGCCATCCGCTACGGTTACCAGCGTTTTGAAACAGGCTTGATGGCGTTCACCATCGTTGTCATGATTATTTTCGTACAAACGATCCAGTTCACCGGAAGCACCATATCCCGCCGGATCGACAAGCGGTAAGAGGTTAATGAATCTCTTCATTAACAATTGCACAACTCACTATGGGAAATAAAAATGACTTTACAGTACCTCAAAAGCGGAGCGGGCAGAATTGTTCTGGAGAAGCGTCAGTGTTCGCCTTTGAAATGGGATTCTAACCTATAAATTGTGTTACAAATCAGAGAGAATCCCATTTCAACAGCGATCAGAAGAACAATCTGCACGTGAAGCGGCTGCGGCTCCCACTGTAACTCATTTTTTATCTTCCTAATCACAATTTACTTGGAGGTTCCTCATCAAATGAGTCGGAAAAACAACATGAAAACGAACTTGAAATTACTTACACTATTTGCTGTCGTTATGCTACTGGTTGCCGGATGCGGTGGTCAAAAGCAGGCTGCTCCAGAAACACAGTCTAAAGAAGCAAATTCCCAAAAAGAAGTGACCTTGAAAGTAGCAACGCTAATCCCACCGATGACAGATGTGCTGGATATCGTGAAGCCGCTGCTTAAACAGGACGGAGTCAATCTGGAAATCGTCGTGCTTTCAGACAATATCCAACCGAACAACGCATTGGCAAGCCGGGAAGTAGATGCTAACTTCTTTCAGCATGCTCCTTTTATGCAACAATATAATGAAAGCAACAAGTCTGATTTGGTGGCGATAAAACCTATTTACAACGCTATTTACGGCGCGTACTCCAAAAAATACAAGAACGTTAAAGACCTGCCGGAAGGTGCGACTATTGCCATTGCCAATGACCCGGCCAATACTGGACGTTCTTTAGTAATGATGGAGCAAAACGGTTTGATCAAGCTTAAAGAAGGCGTAGGCTATAATGCTACACAGGCTGATATTATTGAAAATAAGAAAAAATTTGTGTTTAAAGAAGTGGATTTGTTGATGCTAGCGCGGTCACTGGATGATGTGGACATGGCTGCCATGTATCCCGCATATGCCAAGCCGCTCGGTCTGACACCGAAGAAGGACGCGCTGATTACCGAAAAAGACGATACGCACTTTGCCATTAATCTGGTAGCGCGTAAGGATAATGCAGATTCCGATGCTATTCAAAAGCTGGCAAAGCGAATGACTGGACCGGAAGTACGTAAATTTTTTGAGGACAATTACAAGGACAGCGTTGTTCCAGCATTTTAAATAAATAAGTATGTTGAAACATCGTTTTATGATGAAATACGACCTGTATAATGGAAGGAAGTCTGTGAAGAGCAGATGGTCTCCCTTGTGCAGGTCTTTTTTTCACCCTTAATATGGAAAGGAATTATCGAAAACAGGGTATAAAGTCTTATTTTTTAAGGTTTTAGGGTGTTGCACCGCTGCGAATTTTGGTCATAAAGGGCGATGGAGTAATGATAAGGAACATATTAAAATAAAAATACGAACAAACATTCGTTTTCGATTTTGTTAACGATGTTTTTATATGGGTCAAAAAATTCAGCTGACAACGGGCCAAAAGCGTGAATAAAAAGGAAGGGGAACGACATGAAGCTGTTTGTAACTGTAAAAAGTCTGGGAAAGCGCAAGCCCGCACTCGCACGACAGGAAATAGAGCTGAGTCCTGCTCCAGAAACATTGCGAGATTTGATTACTGCAACCGTTGCTCTGAATGTTCAAAAGCTGCGGGAAAAGCAGGAGAGTGTCGCGCTGATTCCGTTCCTTACGGGAGAAGAAGTTCAGGCACAAGGCGAGATAGGCAAAGTGGGATTCGGTTCCATATATAATGATGGTGCCCCGGATATTAAGGATGCCGTGAACACGGCGATGCAGGCATTTGAAGATGGTTTATACAGAGTTTTTGTATGTGACGAGGAAACTATTGAACTCGATACTCCTTTGTCACTTAAGGATGGGAATGAGATTGTATTTATACGCTTCACAATGCTGGCTGGAGGCCTATGGTAGAGGGGGAAACGAAACATGCATCAAGAGAACAATGAGCAGGAATATTTCACCACATTGGAGGAGCGCGCGGCGCAACTGGATGGACCACAACAGGAGTTGGCTCAGTATGTTGTGGAACTGGGTAAGCTTCATTACATACAGGAGAACGAGGAGCCATTTAACGAATGTCAGCGAATATTAAAAGAACGGGCGACAGAAAGCGGAGAACCGCTGTTTAAGCCACTGACAGAGGTATTACATGCTCTAATTGGACAAACAGCGGGCGATGTATTCGCACATCTAACGGAGCATGTGACTGAATCTCCATACAGCACAGGGTATGCGCGCAAACCGTTTCGCACTTCGGATATTACGGCCCATACTTCCCGGATTTATAAAAGAATGGTGCAGTTGATCCGAATGGACTGTATCGGATTCTCCGTAATGGATTATTTAACAAAAAAGGATTATGAACCAGGCAGAGATTACCGGATTCAGGAAACGATTGGTGACTGGATTGCTTATGAGCTGGATCACGGTAATTCACAGGTGCTTGAGGCGTTAAAAGCTATTATTTATGGGGATAATCAGGCGGCGTTACTTACGCGCAATATGATTAAAGGCATGCTCCTGAGTCATCAGGAGGAGAATTATCGCATGATCGGCGAGCTCTTGGCAGCCGCCAAACTCCAGGAGGGATTGCGCCAAAGTATCGTGGAACAAATGGATGAAGGAACCCCGGAGGCTCTAATATATCTGTTGAAGGTAATCATCGACCAAGGCTTCATTCGTTACAGTTCGGTGGTGCGGGCGCTTGCAGTATGGACGGGAATGGGCTTGGAATCCGCCAATCAGCGGGTCGTTCGCCAACTGATCGAGCAGGCATATGAAGCATTGACTCGTAGTGAACTGCGCCAGGAATGGCTGACCAGCTCAAATGCTAATGAAGTTTATATGAGTTTGTGGGCTACGGCAGTACATGAGGAACGTGATTTGTATGGACAGGTTCGGAAACTCATGGAGCAAGGAGCAACCTACCAGAAGATCGTAGCACTGTATGTACTGTCTAACAGTGATAACAAGGATGTGCGCCTCGGAATTGCGAGAGAATATCTGGGTGAAACGGACCAAGAGCTTCAATATTGGATACTGACGAACTATACAAGCAATTATTTTTATGAATGGGTAGAAGGCGGGACGGTCGCGGATCGGATCGTTAAAGTGGTGCGTACTCCTTTGCTGGAGAGCAAAGAGGAGCGGCGTAAGGATTTTGAACGACTTCATAACCTGTTTGTACATATGAAAAAGGGTGAGTCCACCGAGCCCTCCAAGGTGCTGGATTTTGTTAATCTGTATCACCGCTCAGATGCACCTATTCAAAAAATGCTGTATCTCGCTGGTTATGATATGGATGCTTCCTGGATTGGGGAAATCATAGCCTTAAAGGAACAGATTAGCCCTAATCTGCGTGGTGAACTGTTGAATCATTTTGTGCAAAAACCTGAGGATGCGGTACAACGTGATTTTATTTTTTCCAGTTTGTCTGACAAAAGTATGAGTATCCGTGAGTTCGCTGTGGCCAAGGCACGTAAGCTGACGCTGTCGGAACCAGAAATGCAACAAATGGAAGCCTTATTAAAGCTCAAGACGGGATCATTGCGCCAAAGTGTCATTGGTGTGCTGCTCTCACAATCGGAAGAGCCGCTCGCTGGCTCATTGGAACGCTTGCTGCGTGCTAAGGCAGAGCTGCAACGATTGGGTGGACTGGAAGTATTGACGAAGATATATGCAGACCCGGATCGTGCCGAACAGTATGAAAGCCTGCGGACTTTGGCGGATATCATTCAGCAACCTACAGCCAAAGAGGAGCAACTGCTGTCCAAGCTGGGACAGGAGGATGCTTATACAGGGGCTAACGGTTTTGGACTGTACGATCCGAATGTCAAGGAAGCTTGGCTGGAAGAGAAAGTTGATCTGGGTGATTTTCGATTGGCCGATGTTTTTGTTAGTCCATTGGAGAAGCTCAAGCAGTTCTTGAGCGGACTGGACGAGCTTGTTCATCATCATCGTGATGTGGAATATACTGCGGAGTATTATTCGGGCTACAAAGATACATTGCTTATCGGGACGAACCTTCGTCCTCTACGGCTGGTTCAGATCGATGAAGAAGTAGATTCCAGACTGTCTTTATATCCTCTCTATGAGGAGTGGGACCGTTATTTGCAGGAAAGCGGCATGGAAGCGCGTGAACTGCTGGAGCTTGTTTTTTATGACCGATTAGAGCCTATGGACCGAACGCTGGATCGCTATTATCGATACTTTTCTTTTAACATGGACTATTCAGAACAAAGCAAGCACAAGCTGCTGGAAGGATGGCGTAAAGATTTCGCTGAGCAAATGTATCCTTTGGATCGCATTAACGAGGTACAGAAGTGGATGGCAGAACTGACCTATTCCGATCAGGTAAGCACATTAGTTAATGCTTATTTTATGGACACATCCGGTGACCAAACATTTGACGTAATTGACCTTGCTTTAAATTCACTAATGCAAGGCATGCCTAAGGACAGACCTGAAGAGGATATGGGAATGCTCCATCTATTGTCTGGCCCGTGGGTGGCACTGGAGAAGGGGCAGGTCCATGATGATGAGTCCTTTAAGCGCTTTTTCCATACCTTTGTGAACTACGCAGAACTGCCAGGAGCGGAAAATCGTTTTTATTCTCCGCTGGATCTGGAGGATTACTTCAAAGCATATGAAAAAGGGTTGATCGGTATAGGGGAAGTGTATCGGGAGCTGCTGGCTGGTAGTGAAAGCAGAAGACATATGAGTTCCTTAACCAATGCCCGCAATACATGGATTTCTAGCAGACCAGAATTTTTGGAGATACGTCGTACGGTTATTGATCGACTGCTAGAGGTTGAATTGGTTCGAGGCGATTTGCCTACCGAGGCTACGCCAAAGGTTATGGGCTTGAGCCAATTTGAAGGTATGGATTATTTCATCCGTATTCTGGAGGGTCTCGACAAGGAAACGTTTGTGCGTGGTTATGTGTACGGCTACGGTGATCGTATTACCAAAAAGGAATCGTTCAGCCACTTGCTCAAGGCATGTTATCCGAGTGAGGGCGAGGATGCCACATTGCTCAAGGAAAAGCTGAAGAACACTAAAATTACAGATAAACGTCTGCTGGAGGCGGCTATGTATGCACCGCAGTGGATTGAGATTGTAGCAGACTATCTCGGTTGGGAAGGGCTTCGCAGTGCGGCATGGTATTTCCATGCACATATCAATGAAGGTTTTTCGGCCGAGAAGGAAACGATTGTAGCTCATTATTCGCCGATTGCTCCGCAAGATTTTAATGATGGTGCCTTCGATATTCACTGGTTTCA
This window contains:
- a CDS encoding ECF transporter S component, with the protein product MNTAVRASKGLKLTDILVTIVISVVFGLVYKIWGPAYDLMKPFGLHAEQLMYGMWFMAGTFAYLIIRKPGVAILAEVAAATVSAFLGSEWGMSTLYYGLLQGLGAELFFAAFLYRNANLWVASLAAAGAAVTSLILDFSYGYIDQLSTWNYVLYIGFRMIGSIVIAGVFAFYLAKALEVTGVTRSLRPATEQDYKGLD
- a CDS encoding ABC transporter ATP-binding protein; the encoded protein is MSRATEDVVASITRLRLKFPGEQELLFHNMSLSVHKGEKLLLLGPSGCGKSTLLQVLSGLIPRTIEVPMKCDAAVIPSVSGIVFQDPDTQFCMSYADEELAFVLENNQVPREQMQSRIRELLIQVGLSTDDIHMPIGNMSQGMKQRLAIASVLAMEPEVLFLDEPTALLDEEGTTQVWDTIRNISVDQTLVIVEHKINEIVHDVDRIVVLSAQGEIIADGRAEEVFHVHRQALSEYGVWYPGVWNESSSPRWSESVTQQNGTGNGTGIDLLELEHFSGLRGLSSVIYVEHVQVKPGDWIGVVGENGAGKSSLLLSMMRLLRTQGRYSVRGIEAGSTEQLAERIGFAFQNPELQFVTHTVRKELEYSLPKSLFSAEQCRERVDRMLVQFGLERLDERHPYQLSLGQKRRLSIATAMIREPEVLLLDEPTFGQDAQNTFVMLDMLEQLRAAGTAIVMVTHDPEIVRRYCTDIWRIQKGELQYEPVLSPS
- a CDS encoding energy-coupling factor transporter transmembrane component T family protein, with product MNLSFPHHKTWLHRVNPGLKLVLFSILFVVVIVIHDPNVMFNVACTMLLLLVWSGHPWKRLLLYGSPFILVFISTSTGMMMFGKGVTTWWSWGLIHVTQESFYRGMHLGFRALSMAAVGLLFGLTTRPVDLFYSLMQQWRLPPKYAYSFLAAMRLMPMMVEEFQALRQAHRIRGLHQHVSKWNMYATLRRYAIPLLAQSIRRAQRIAIAMEAKGFANETKRTYYYAIGYSAVDILFVFYFVVMLTLAWGLGIRYPYVGVWDVR
- a CDS encoding methionine ABC transporter ATP-binding protein → MITLHQVSKHYTTSSGQFHAVQSVSLQVEEGEIHGIIGASGAGKSTLLRLMNVLERPDEGNVVVNGEELTSMPEKRLREARRSIGMIFQHYHLVHNRTVSGNVAMPLELAGVAKKERAERVRECLQFVGLADKAEQYPAQLSGGQKQRVAIARALANRPAVLLCDEPTSALDPQTTADILGVLREINRELGVTIVIVTHDMDVVRNICTRVSEMRDGQLLSTQRVADTAVGSTAGAGEADE
- a CDS encoding methionine ABC transporter permease produces the protein MNEMLSIIAQYQSEIWKAIGETFIMVGISIAAAVLLGLPAGTILYLCGKGQKYENRLLFTLLNSVVNVIRSFPFLLLVVFMIPFTRLVVGTALGTMAATVPLSVVAIAYYSRLVEQSLLEVPKGVIEAATSMGASTLQLIFKFLYVEARSGLVLGLTTSTISFISYSTVMGIVGGGGVGDFAIRYGYQRFETGLMAFTIVVMIIFVQTIQFTGSTISRRIDKR
- a CDS encoding MetQ/NlpA family ABC transporter substrate-binding protein, with the protein product MSRKNNMKTNLKLLTLFAVVMLLVAGCGGQKQAAPETQSKEANSQKEVTLKVATLIPPMTDVLDIVKPLLKQDGVNLEIVVLSDNIQPNNALASREVDANFFQHAPFMQQYNESNKSDLVAIKPIYNAIYGAYSKKYKNVKDLPEGATIAIANDPANTGRSLVMMEQNGLIKLKEGVGYNATQADIIENKKKFVFKEVDLLMLARSLDDVDMAAMYPAYAKPLGLTPKKDALITEKDDTHFAINLVARKDNADSDAIQKLAKRMTGPEVRKFFEDNYKDSVVPAF
- a CDS encoding DUF4132 domain-containing protein, whose translation is MHQENNEQEYFTTLEERAAQLDGPQQELAQYVVELGKLHYIQENEEPFNECQRILKERATESGEPLFKPLTEVLHALIGQTAGDVFAHLTEHVTESPYSTGYARKPFRTSDITAHTSRIYKRMVQLIRMDCIGFSVMDYLTKKDYEPGRDYRIQETIGDWIAYELDHGNSQVLEALKAIIYGDNQAALLTRNMIKGMLLSHQEENYRMIGELLAAAKLQEGLRQSIVEQMDEGTPEALIYLLKVIIDQGFIRYSSVVRALAVWTGMGLESANQRVVRQLIEQAYEALTRSELRQEWLTSSNANEVYMSLWATAVHEERDLYGQVRKLMEQGATYQKIVALYVLSNSDNKDVRLGIAREYLGETDQELQYWILTNYTSNYFYEWVEGGTVADRIVKVVRTPLLESKEERRKDFERLHNLFVHMKKGESTEPSKVLDFVNLYHRSDAPIQKMLYLAGYDMDASWIGEIIALKEQISPNLRGELLNHFVQKPEDAVQRDFIFSSLSDKSMSIREFAVAKARKLTLSEPEMQQMEALLKLKTGSLRQSVIGVLLSQSEEPLAGSLERLLRAKAELQRLGGLEVLTKIYADPDRAEQYESLRTLADIIQQPTAKEEQLLSKLGQEDAYTGANGFGLYDPNVKEAWLEEKVDLGDFRLADVFVSPLEKLKQFLSGLDELVHHHRDVEYTAEYYSGYKDTLLIGTNLRPLRLVQIDEEVDSRLSLYPLYEEWDRYLQESGMEARELLELVFYDRLEPMDRTLDRYYRYFSFNMDYSEQSKHKLLEGWRKDFAEQMYPLDRINEVQKWMAELTYSDQVSTLVNAYFMDTSGDQTFDVIDLALNSLMQGMPKDRPEEDMGMLHLLSGPWVALEKGQVHDDESFKRFFHTFVNYAELPGAENRFYSPLDLEDYFKAYEKGLIGIGEVYRELLAGSESRRHMSSLTNARNTWISSRPEFLEIRRTVIDRLLEVELVRGDLPTEATPKVMGLSQFEGMDYFIRILEGLDKETFVRGYVYGYGDRITKKESFSHLLKACYPSEGEDATLLKEKLKNTKITDKRLLEAAMYAPQWIEIVADYLGWEGLRSAAWYFHAHINEGFSAEKETIVAHYSPIAPQDFNDGAFDIHWFHEAYETLGEERFDLLYDCAKYISAGANHRRSQLFADATLGKLKRSEMEKSVEDKRNKDHLLTYSLIPLAQPPEPDIRERYDFIQRFLEQSKKFGAQRKSSEALVSRIALGNLARNAGYDDVTRLVWDMEARKLDDLRSYFEPHALDEATTVQLVIDTEGAADIEIVSKGKTLKSIPARFKKDEYVTSLKELKGDLVDQYRRARKELERSMESGTTFMVKELRGLLGNPVLAPLVRTLVFKADDHLGYFNEETLVLTAPFAEQHTIGEEDKLIIAHPLHLFESGRWSDFQKDLFDRQIRQPFKQVFRELYLLNADERANATVSHRYAGHQVQPNKTVSLLKGRQWTVSYEDGLQKVYYAENLIANLYAMADWFSPADTEAPTLETVQFFDRTTYKSVPLNEVPPVLFSEVMRDVDLVVSVAHVGGVDPEASLTTIEMRRVIVQESLRLLKISNVRLDGNYARVDGTLGEYAVHLGSGGVYKQAKGALHIIPVHSQHRGRIFLPFLDEDPRTAEILSKVVLLAEDQKIKDPQILTQLQA